A window of the Scandinavium goeteborgense genome harbors these coding sequences:
- the serS gene encoding serine--tRNA ligase, translating into MLDPNLLRTEPDAVAEKLARRGFKLDVDKLRALEERRKVLQVNTENLQAERNSRSKSIGQAKARGEDIEPLRLEVNKLGEELDAAKAELDALLVEIRDIALTLPNIPDDCVPMGKDDSENVEISRWGEPRKFEFEVRDHVTLGEMAKGLDFASAVKLTGSRFVVMQGQIARMHRALSQFMLDLHTEQHGYVENYVPYLVNHETLYGTGQLPKFGGDLFHTRPLDEEADSSNYALIPTAEVPLTNLVRDEIIDEDTLPLKMTAHTPCFRSEAGSYGRDTRGLIRQHQFDKVEMVQIVRPEDSMDALEELTGHAEKVLQLLGLPYRKVLLCSGDIGFGSAKTYDLEVWLPAQDTYREISSCSNMWDFQARRLQARCRNKSDKKTRLVHTLNGSGLAVGRALVAVLENYQQADGRIEVPEVLRPYMNGIEFIG; encoded by the coding sequence ATGCTCGATCCCAATCTGCTGCGTACCGAGCCAGACGCAGTCGCAGAAAAACTGGCACGCCGAGGCTTTAAGCTGGATGTAGATAAACTTCGCGCTCTTGAAGAGCGTCGTAAAGTTCTGCAGGTAAACACTGAAAATCTGCAGGCAGAGCGTAACTCGCGATCGAAATCCATTGGCCAGGCGAAAGCGCGCGGAGAAGATATTGAGCCGTTACGCCTGGAAGTTAACAAGCTGGGTGAAGAGCTGGATGCCGCAAAAGCTGAACTTGATGCTCTGCTGGTTGAGATCCGCGACATCGCGTTGACGCTGCCTAACATCCCTGACGATTGTGTGCCGATGGGTAAAGACGACAGCGAAAACGTTGAAATCAGCCGTTGGGGTGAGCCGCGTAAATTCGAATTCGAAGTACGCGATCACGTCACGTTAGGCGAAATGGCTAAAGGCCTGGATTTTGCGTCTGCGGTAAAACTGACCGGTTCTCGCTTCGTGGTAATGCAAGGTCAAATCGCGCGTATGCATCGCGCCCTGAGCCAGTTCATGCTTGACCTGCATACCGAACAGCATGGCTATGTTGAAAACTACGTCCCGTACCTGGTTAACCATGAAACACTGTACGGCACGGGCCAGTTACCGAAATTCGGCGGCGATTTGTTCCACACCCGTCCGCTGGATGAAGAAGCCGACAGCAGTAACTACGCGCTGATCCCCACTGCCGAAGTGCCACTGACCAACTTGGTTCGTGACGAGATCATCGACGAAGATACGCTGCCACTGAAAATGACCGCGCATACCCCATGCTTCCGTTCAGAAGCGGGTTCTTATGGGCGTGATACGCGTGGTCTGATCCGCCAGCACCAGTTTGATAAAGTCGAAATGGTCCAGATCGTTCGTCCAGAAGATTCTATGGATGCATTGGAAGAACTGACGGGTCATGCTGAAAAAGTGCTGCAACTGCTGGGTCTTCCGTACCGTAAAGTGCTGCTGTGTAGCGGCGATATCGGTTTCGGTTCGGCTAAAACCTATGACCTTGAAGTCTGGTTGCCAGCGCAGGACACCTATCGTGAAATCTCTTCTTGTTCAAACATGTGGGATTTCCAGGCGCGTCGTTTGCAGGCTCGCTGCCGCAATAAATCAGACAAGAAAACCCGTCTGGTACACACCCTGAACGGTTCCGGTCTGGCTGTAGGCCGTGCGCTGGTTGCGGTGCTGGAAAACTACCAGCAAGCTGACGGTCGCATTGAAGTGCCGGAAGTACTGCGTCCTTACATGAACGGTATTGAGTTCATCGGCTGA
- a CDS encoding DMSO/selenate family reductase complex B subunit gives MTTQYGFFIDSSRCTGCKTCELACKDYKDLTPDVSFRRIYEYAGGDWQEDNGTWNQNVFAYYLSIACNHCEDPACTKVCPSGAMHKREDGFVVVNEDVCIGCRYCHMACPYGAPQYNEAKGHMTKCDGCHERVADGKKPICVESCPLRALDFGPIEELRKKHGHLAAVAPLPSAHFTKPSIVIKPNANSRPTGDTTGYLANPKEV, from the coding sequence ATGACCACTCAGTATGGATTTTTTATTGATTCCAGTCGCTGCACCGGTTGCAAAACCTGCGAACTGGCCTGCAAAGACTACAAAGATTTGACGCCTGACGTCAGCTTCCGCCGCATTTATGAGTATGCCGGTGGCGACTGGCAGGAAGACAACGGCACATGGAATCAGAATGTGTTTGCCTACTACCTGTCAATCGCCTGTAACCACTGCGAAGATCCGGCCTGTACCAAGGTCTGCCCGAGCGGGGCGATGCATAAGCGTGAAGACGGCTTTGTTGTCGTGAATGAAGACGTGTGCATCGGCTGTCGCTACTGCCATATGGCTTGCCCATACGGCGCGCCGCAGTATAACGAAGCCAAAGGCCATATGACTAAATGCGACGGCTGTCATGAGCGCGTTGCGGATGGCAAAAAGCCTATCTGCGTAGAGTCCTGCCCGCTGCGTGCGCTGGACTTTGGTCCGATTGAAGAGCTGCGTAAAAAGCATGGTCATTTGGCGGCGGTTGCTCCGCTGCCGTCTGCGCACTTCACCAAACCAAGCATTGTTATCAAACCTAACGCCAACAGCCGTCCGACGGGTGACACCACCGGCTATCTGGCAAACCCGAAGGAGGTTTAA
- a CDS encoding dimethyl sulfoxide reductase anchor subunit family protein, with protein sequence MGSGWHEWPLMIFTVLGQCVAGGFIVLALALMKGELSREQQRLVILSMFGLWVLMGLGFIASILHLGSPLRAFNSLNRIGASSLSNEIASGSVFFAVGGIGWLLAVINKLPQALRTVWLLLTMVLGVFFVWMMVRVYNTIDTVPTWYSIWTPLSFFLTMFIGGPLLGYLLLRVAGVDGWAMRLLPVVSMLALLVSAIVVVMQGSELATIHSSIQQASALVPAYGSLMAWRLVVLVLALVCWIAPQLKGRQPAVPLLSLAFVLMFVGELIGRGVFYGLHMTVGMAVAS encoded by the coding sequence ATGGGAAGTGGATGGCATGAATGGCCGCTGATGATCTTCACGGTCCTCGGGCAATGCGTCGCCGGTGGCTTTATCGTTCTGGCATTGGCGCTGATGAAAGGCGAACTTTCGCGTGAACAGCAGCGTCTGGTCATACTGAGCATGTTCGGCCTGTGGGTGCTGATGGGGCTGGGCTTTATCGCCTCAATCCTGCACCTCGGGTCGCCGCTGCGCGCGTTTAACTCGCTGAACCGGATCGGTGCTTCTTCGCTGAGTAATGAAATTGCCAGCGGCTCCGTGTTCTTCGCAGTCGGTGGGATTGGCTGGCTTCTGGCGGTTATCAACAAGCTGCCGCAGGCACTGCGTACGGTGTGGCTGCTGTTGACCATGGTTCTGGGCGTCTTCTTCGTCTGGATGATGGTTCGTGTTTATAACACCATCGATACCGTGCCGACCTGGTACAGCATCTGGACGCCGTTGAGCTTCTTCCTGACGATGTTTATCGGTGGGCCGCTGCTAGGGTATCTATTGCTGCGTGTGGCTGGCGTCGACGGCTGGGCGATGCGCCTGCTGCCGGTGGTATCGATGCTGGCTCTGCTGGTCAGCGCCATTGTGGTAGTGATGCAAGGGAGTGAGCTGGCAACGATTCACAGCTCCATTCAGCAGGCTTCTGCGCTGGTGCCAGCGTACGGTTCTCTGATGGCCTGGCGTCTGGTGGTGCTCGTGTTGGCCCTGGTGTGCTGGATTGCGCCACAACTGAAAGGGCGTCAGCCAGCCGTTCCGCTGCTGAGCCTGGCGTTTGTACTGATGTTCGTGGGTGAGCTCATCGGCCGCGGCGTATTCTACGGTCTGCATATGACCGTCGGGATGGCTGTCGCCAGCTAA
- the dmsA gene encoding dimethylsulfoxide reductase subunit A: MKIKAPDALLTAEVSRRGLMKTSAIGGLAIASSAFTLPFTRIANAADAIAPAAVAGKMVWSACTVNCGSRCPLRMHVVDGEIKYVETDNTGDDNYDGLHQVRACLRGRSMRRRVYNPDRLKYPMKRVGKRGEGKFERISWEEAYDTIANNMQRLIKDYGNESIYLNYGTGTLGGTMTRSWPPGKTLIARLMNCCGGYLNHYGDYSSAQIAEGLNYTYGGWADGNSPSDIENSQLVVLFGNNPGETRMSGGGVTYYLEQAREKSNARLIIIDPRYTDTGAGREDEWIPIRPGTDGALVSGLAWVMITENLVDQPFLDKYCVGYDEKTLPATAPANGHYKAYILGEGKDGTAKTPQWAASITGIPAERIVQLAREIATAKPAFISQGWGPQRHANGEIATRAISMLAILTGNVGINGGNSGAREGSYDLPFERMPTLDNPVETSISMFMWTDAIERGPEMTATRDGVRGKDKLDVPIKMIWNYAGNCIINQHSDINRTHDILQDDKKCELIVVVDCHMTSSAKYADILLPDCTASEQMDFALDASCGNMSYVIFADQVIKPRFECKTIYEMTTQLAKRMGVEQKFTEGRNQEEWMRHLYEQSRQAIPGLPTFEEFRKQGMFKQRDPEGHHVAYKAFRENPAANPLTTPSGKIEIYSAQLAEIAASWQLTEGDVIDPLPIYAAGFENYDDPLAKDYPLQLTGFHYKARCHSTYGNVDVLKAACPQEMWMNPMDAKKRGIANGDRVKIFNGRGEVHIEAKVTPRMMPGVVALGEGAWYAPDAKGVDQAGCINVLTTQRPSPLAKGNPSHTNLVQVVKA, translated from the coding sequence ATGAAAATAAAAGCACCTGATGCTTTGCTGACTGCCGAAGTCAGCCGCCGAGGTTTGATGAAAACCTCGGCAATCGGCGGACTGGCGATCGCCAGTAGCGCATTCACGTTACCGTTTACCCGTATCGCCAATGCCGCCGACGCCATTGCGCCAGCCGCTGTTGCCGGGAAAATGGTCTGGAGCGCCTGTACGGTGAACTGCGGTAGCCGCTGCCCGCTGCGTATGCACGTGGTCGATGGCGAAATCAAATACGTTGAAACCGACAATACCGGCGACGATAACTACGATGGTCTGCATCAGGTGCGCGCGTGTCTTCGCGGCCGCTCTATGCGTCGCCGTGTTTATAATCCTGACCGCCTTAAATATCCGATGAAACGCGTCGGTAAACGTGGGGAAGGGAAGTTCGAGCGCATTAGCTGGGAAGAGGCGTATGACACTATCGCCAACAATATGCAGCGTTTGATCAAAGATTACGGCAACGAATCTATCTACCTCAATTATGGTACCGGCACGTTGGGTGGCACCATGACGCGTTCCTGGCCGCCAGGAAAAACGCTGATTGCCCGTCTGATGAACTGCTGCGGCGGTTACCTGAATCATTACGGTGATTACTCTTCCGCGCAAATTGCGGAAGGTCTGAACTACACCTACGGCGGCTGGGCCGACGGCAACAGCCCATCGGATATTGAAAATAGCCAGCTGGTTGTGCTGTTCGGCAACAACCCAGGTGAAACCCGCATGAGCGGCGGCGGCGTGACCTATTACCTTGAACAGGCGCGTGAAAAATCCAATGCACGTCTGATCATCATCGATCCGCGCTACACCGACACCGGTGCAGGCCGTGAAGATGAGTGGATCCCAATTCGCCCAGGTACCGACGGCGCGCTGGTGTCAGGTCTGGCATGGGTGATGATCACTGAAAATCTGGTCGATCAGCCGTTCCTCGACAAATACTGCGTCGGCTACGACGAGAAAACCCTGCCTGCCACTGCGCCTGCGAATGGACACTATAAAGCGTACATTCTTGGTGAGGGCAAAGACGGCACCGCTAAAACGCCACAGTGGGCTGCGTCCATCACTGGGATCCCGGCGGAACGTATTGTCCAGTTGGCACGTGAAATCGCGACCGCCAAGCCGGCATTTATCAGCCAGGGCTGGGGTCCGCAGCGTCATGCTAACGGCGAGATTGCCACCCGTGCTATCTCTATGCTGGCGATTCTGACCGGCAACGTCGGCATTAACGGCGGTAACTCCGGCGCGCGTGAAGGTTCATACGATCTGCCATTCGAACGTATGCCAACGCTGGATAATCCGGTAGAAACCAGCATTTCGATGTTTATGTGGACCGATGCGATTGAGCGCGGCCCGGAAATGACCGCTACCCGCGATGGCGTGCGCGGTAAAGATAAACTCGATGTGCCGATCAAGATGATCTGGAACTATGCGGGTAACTGCATTATCAACCAGCACTCCGATATCAACCGTACTCACGACATCCTGCAAGATGACAAGAAATGCGAACTGATTGTGGTGGTGGATTGCCACATGACCTCTTCGGCGAAATATGCCGATATCCTGCTGCCAGACTGCACCGCGTCTGAGCAGATGGACTTCGCGCTGGATGCGTCTTGCGGCAACATGTCCTACGTCATCTTTGCCGACCAGGTTATCAAACCGCGTTTCGAGTGCAAAACCATCTATGAGATGACCACTCAGCTGGCAAAACGCATGGGTGTTGAGCAGAAGTTCACTGAAGGCCGTAACCAGGAAGAGTGGATGCGCCATCTGTACGAACAGTCTCGCCAGGCGATCCCAGGGCTGCCGACGTTTGAAGAGTTCCGCAAGCAGGGCATGTTCAAGCAGCGCGATCCAGAAGGGCATCACGTGGCCTATAAGGCGTTCCGCGAGAACCCGGCTGCCAACCCGCTGACCACGCCGTCAGGCAAAATCGAAATTTACTCAGCGCAGCTGGCAGAGATTGCCGCCTCCTGGCAACTGACGGAAGGCGATGTTATCGATCCACTGCCAATCTACGCGGCAGGCTTCGAAAACTACGACGATCCGCTGGCCAAAGATTATCCGTTGCAGCTGACGGGCTTCCACTATAAAGCGCGTTGCCACTCTACTTACGGCAACGTAGATGTTCTGAAGGCTGCATGTCCTCAGGAAATGTGGATGAACCCGATGGACGCGAAGAAACGTGGGATTGCCAATGGCGACCGCGTGAAGATCTTTAACGGTCGCGGTGAGGTCCACATTGAAGCGAAGGTTACGCCGCGCATGATGCCAGGCGTTGTAGCGTTAGGTGAGGGGGCATGGTATGCGCCGGATGCAAAAGGCGTTGACCAGGCGGGCTGTATAAACGTCCTGACCACTCAGCGTCCGTCGCCGTTGGCGAAGGGCAACCCGTCGCACACTAACCTCGTTCAGGTCGTAAAAGCGTAA